A window of Oryza glaberrima chromosome 2, OglaRS2, whole genome shotgun sequence genomic DNA:
aattttttatgataatttttagttggtgtacacggtgtgtacacgcgagagcctgtgtgcataggatacgctctatatatatatatatatatatatatatatattatatatatatatatatatatatatatatatatatgcaatgctagaaagtcttataatatgaaacagaggaagtagcaaCTTGAAAATTTAGTGACTGCAAATTACTCTTATATTAGTTTTATGAAAACAGTATCGGTAATGACCGGAAAATTTTCGTACCGTTTTCGCCCTTAGTTCCTTCCGGTTATGCTGAGGAGGATTACTGATACTGGGCCTAAAATGGCCTGGAAGGCCCAAAACTGAAACCATCACTAATTCAGCACTAGTAGTGCTATTCTGATTTGGGAATTAAAACCTCCAATTTAGGTCGATTCGATTCGAACATTCCTCCAGACTCCACAAGTTCAAACGGAGAAAGTGAGAGAAGAATGTGGCGGAAGGGGAACAAgcggttcggcggcggcggcgagccggcggccaAGCGCCGGGCCGCCGGGGACGACGGCCCCTCCGAGAGCGCCGACGACGATATCGTCGTCGCCCAGGTGCTTCCCTAATCCCCGCACTCAAACCTCGCTAAAACCCTAGCGCGGCGGGGGATCTTCATTTTCActttttttggtttggtttggccATAGATATCGAAGAACAGGAGGGTGGCGGTGCGGACCTGGAACGGCAAGGTCGTCGTCGACATCCGCGAGTTCTACGAGAAGGACGGCAAGACCCTCCCCGGTCGCAAAGGTAATTTCACGGTGAAATCTTCCTCTTCTCTAATTTCAcgggattggattggattggccAAGATTCGTTAAGTGTTGCTAGAGGCATGCCACCTCTAGCTTTTTGAGTAGATACTAGATAGTACCACACCATGTGTTCATGTGTTGTGAATGATGATGTCGAATTGTTGGTGTCCTGTTCGAACGTATGCTTTACATAGGAGATAATCTAGGCTGCAAGAATAAAGGGTGAGATTCGTTTCTTGAACTAAATGCGGGACGCTGGTGAGACGAGCGGCTTCGTTAGCTTAGCTACCTCGTGCCCGCTGGCCTTTAGGACCGTGTATGATTATTGGCGAAATGGCTGCTTTCCATTTTTGTGTTTGTCGGCATAATGATTCCTTAATGTATTGTGTTCGAAGCTCGAAGCTTGAGCTGGTGGTCATGTGCAAGTATAAATGAACGTGAAAGTCTGAAGAACCCATCACTGATTCACAATTTTAGGTAGAAAATTGTTGACGGAGAATTTACCCCCATTCAATTGCTTATGTCCTCAACAATATGGGTTTCACACATCTCATCACCTGTAATTTGAGACCATCTACTTTTGGGGGTTATTGATAATACTCCTATTTCACAGTTACCCGAGTTGATAGTCATGAATGAGTTTTAGTCTGGTATTAGAATCCAAAGAGTATAATGATAAATTTGCAAACAAATATTTCGGGGCTTTCATATGCTTTTTCTAAACCCAGAACATGGTTCTAAAATTAATTCCATACGGTAGATAACACAGATGGCATGGTATAATGTAAAAGTGCGGATGCATAGTATAAAAACAGTGGTTGTTTAATTCAACTCCATATCTCCAGCACCAGCGGTAATTTGCTCAAGATAAGCGATAGTTTCCCTGCTTACTAATATTCTGCCTTTTCCCTTCTTTTCAGGTATACAACTCCCGATGGATCAGGTCAGTGTTTTTATTTATACTATACACGCTCATGAAACTTGATTCCCTTAAAAGATACTCCTATATCATTATCTGTTTGAATGCTGCATTGTGGATATTAAGTACCGCTCATGAACAATTTCCTAACAAGCTTCACATGCTTAGATATCCTGAACTCATCAGGAGATACCGAGATAGTGCTATGCAAGATTGGTGAGAACTACCTATCTAATTCAGGGGAATGATCTGAAGTATATTTATATGCCAGATTTGCATATGCATACTGTTAGATTCTGGCCTCTAGCCGCACTGAAACACAAATAACTTATACCTGTAACAGTTCTTATTGCTAGCCATTACTTTTTGCATCGCAATCTAGTTCATAACTACTGTGGCAACCATTCTGATCTTGGTTACTGTACTAGCAAGTTATTATCAGTTCCTCCCAATAAACGCTCGCCTTCTTTTTAACATGTGCAGTGGAAGATACTGAGGGACAATATCAAAGCTATAGATGAGGCCATCAAGGAGAATGCGTGATCGGAGCCCATTCTCTTGTGATGCAAGTAGACTAAGCCTACGTCTGTCTTTTATGACTCCGAGGAATATTGCACTTTTGGTATGGTAATCTTCATTACCCTGTCTAGTAATATCAAGTAATGTTTTAGTTTGGTCATCCGCGGAAAATGTGGCCTTGTCTGGTATTGTGCCAAAGAAGCAGCTATGTGCCTAATGTGCTCTCCTCATTTTGTACGTTGGGTAAGGAGGTCCATTTGTTAATGGTTGGTTGGTTTCTGCGTGTACTTATGTTTTACTTTAAATCTCTAATACCGCTTTGTATTTGCTTGTGAAATTTTGCCATGTCGGTGGGAATTTCACTATTTTTAGTGGAATGCGTCAGGTTCGAACGGGCCTTGAAGAAGGTAATGCGTAAGGTGATATTCAGACTGCATAGCCTAGCCTAGTGTGTGGACACGCTCAAAGCCCTAACCAACCTTTTTTTTCCAGTGTCTTCCTTTCCATTTGTGAAGAGGATACAAATGACTAAATTATTTGTTATACTATTAACATACTCGTACATTATTACGGAACATATATCTATATTATTAGAGATGGCCTACAAGAGTAACCGAGGATAAAATATTGGATTTGACTGTTATTTACCCAGAGTATAGGGACGTGTTGAGCTgcgggagaaggagaggggaatCTATTAATGCATCTTTATTTATAATAGCATAGGCATTTGTCCACTCGCTTCCCCACCCTCGTTGCACGGAGCACGCTCCATACACCCTACTCtctctgccaaaaaaaaaaaaaaaactcaacttagtaTTTAGATGGGACATAatttagtataataaatctagacatatctaATATTTCATTCGTTGTcattcgtttcacaatgtaagactttctagtattgtacatattcatttagatattaatgaatctagatatatgtatgtgtttaaattcattaatatctatatatatgtggacaatgctagaaagtcttacattgtgaaacaaatGGATTGCTTAAATGAGATATaatatagtacaatgaatctggacaggatTATATCACATCCAAGTACTAGATTGGGACCATCCTTCCTGTAAACACCTATAGAAAAATAACTAAGATATAGCTTATCTAATAAGCAGCTGGATGGTAATCACTCAACTTTTGACTTCGAATTCATTTTTGGATTCTGTAACTACAACTTATAacctagataaaaaaaaagctagtttATTTGGGGGAGTTTCTGATTCTATGAGAAGTTACCACTGCTAAAAATTCTTCTAAACAAAACCTAGGTAACATGTGTTTTCTCACTGTCTAACCTCGAAAACCTCtggaaaatagaaaaacataatGAGTAAGAGCCCCTTTGATtaataggatttaaatcctatagaCTTTTTCCCCTAAATTTTCCTTTGATTTATACAAAAtaatatataggaaaattacCAAAAGATATGACCTGTAAACTTACCTTTATTTTTACTATAACACCATCAGAAGAGCTCATATTATCGtttcaagtattttttttatatgttttattcTATCATGCGAATCAGATAGAgcctaaaatataaggaataagttcaccggaggtccctcaacttaacagcgagatttttttaggtcccttaaccacaaaatcagaaatgtgtacccttaaactatacaaaaccgttcaaAAGAGGTCCCAAGGCAGTATAGAGGCCTGATTtcactgatgtggcatcctagtcagcaaaactagttaaaataaatatgtggggcccacatgtaagtgagagaaaatgatGTGTGCCCCACAtatctcctttcttttctttttatcctctcctctcttctctcgaGCGACATAGGGGGAAAGAGGCGGCTGGTGCGACGAGGcgtgggagaggaggcggccggcccgACGGCGACCTCGGTGGTGGAAAGGAACCGCACATGGCGCaccggcgagggagaggagcggcgtgaCGGCGAGCTCGGTGGCGAAGAGGAGCAGCGTTGTGGCGCAccggcgggggagaggagcaGCCCGCGGTGTGGCAGCGGGGGCGGCAACGGGCACAGACAAGCGAGGGATGTGGCCGGCAGTGGCTGCTGTCGCCACTCCTtttcttcgccgccgcgccgcgccgctccttTCCCCCATGAGCTGCTTCTCTCTGTTGCGAGCTCGCCGTCACGCCGACTGCAtccgctcctcctctcccgtcgCCTCCGTCGTGCCGGccgaccgcctcctctcccgccgccaccgtcgcgccggtggcctctctccccctcccccgtcgCCACTCGCCCCGTCGCACCGGCGGAACTCGCCATAGTGCCAACTACCTCCTCtcccgtcgccaccgtcgcgccggtggcctctctccccctctcccgccacCGGCCTTCTCTTCCCCATAtgctcgcccaccgccgctcgccccgCCGCGCCCTCCGCGTCCCCTGCTTCGCCCACGCCTAGAGCTGTCGCTCGCCTGCCGCTTGCCGCCACAGCCTTGCTCACTCACCGACACCGCTGCTCCGCCTGCCTCCTCCCGTGCGAGAGAAGAAGAGACAAAAAGCGGGACCCACGTCATTTTATCGCTTACATGTGGGCCgcacatatttattttagttatttttgctgactaggatgccacgtcagcgaaaccatgCTGTTATACTGCCTTGGGACCTCTTTtaaacggttttgtatagtttaggggtacacattcttggttttgtggttaagggaccacaaaaaatctcgttgttaagttgagggacctccagtgaacttattccaaaatataattccCCACTGTCAAACTTGAAGCCCATTCCCAGTCGTATAAGCCCATGAACCCATGAATCAAAGGTCCATTGAAATGCATATGCGTACTACTCCGTACTAGTTTAGCAGAAAATATTAGAATCACAAATGCCCATGTTAGGAGTAGTTTTCCCTTAATAAACAAAAAACCGTCCAAACACAAAGGAAAATGGAAAATGGAAAATGGAAAATGAGGTGAGGTTGGTGGGGACTTGACCCCTGACTGGGGCTTTCATGCTGGCCGTGCGTGGCGCCGTGGGTGGCGTGGTCAACCGGGGGATGATTCCTGTTCGcttttctcttttattactCGGTCCTTCGCTTTGACCATTTCATAACCTACTGCTAGTACCACTTCTACTACTAGTAGGAGGAGGAGTGCACGTCACATCCCGGGGGGGAAAAGAGGAAGTGTTCTTTCACCCGTCGGGTGAATTGACTGACTGACACTTGGGTCAACGGTCTACTATGAGGGTGACTTCGCTCCACCTGGTTTTGACTGGGCTGGCCCACCTGGTTTTGACTGGGCTGGCCCACCTGGTTTTGACTGGGGGTGGAACCCCCTTCATCGCATGACAGCCAGTGTAAACTGTGGAGTAGTATGGCTCTTGATATGTTACTGTaagcaagtactccctctgtctaaTAATATAGTAACCTAGAACTGGATGGAACATTTTAtattacaatgaatctggacagaaagTATGTCCGGATTCGTTGTAGTATGAAGTGTCTCGtccggtactaggttgctatattatgggacggagggagtacgtaaaaCTGTAATATTCCTTCTGTCTCAGATAAGCGCATCgcactaagggcctgtttagttcacgaaatgaaaatttttaggtgtcacatcggatgtttaaccagatatcggaaggggttttcggacatgaacgaaaaaactaatttcataactcccctgtaaaccgcgagacgaatcttttgagcataattaatccattattagcgcatgtgggttactgtaacacttatgactaatcatgaactaattagcctcaaaatattcgtctcacaatttccatgcaaactgtgcaattagttttttttacctatatttaatactccatgcatgtgtctaaagattcgatgtaacCTTCTTTGGGCAAAAttatttggaaactaaacaaggaCTTAGTTTTCAGTTGCTCTTTTTTGGCCGTATGAATACTCATGTAAGTGGATAATAAATCTGATTAGTAAATATTactacaaaattataaaaaaaaagttaacaggaATGATGATAAgcggacataaaaaaaaaacttgcttgCCTACtccacttaggctgtgttcgtttccTTGTAATgggaactactccctccattccaaaatataaggcataatcACCCTTAATCtaaaaaccaagaaacaattattatcatctctttgtttgaatcaatccaattaatacaatacatgcaccCAATAAAATTAAACGTCATGTGAGTgtatgatttaaaaaataataatttagaagagaaaatatgctaattaattaccatccatgcatgcacaccttatattatgaaacattttaaaaagtagttgtgtcctatattttagaatagagggagtaattccTTTCACACGGAAAACAAGATACCTTATTAGCATAGGATTAATTGCGtattagccaaaaaaaacataaaaattgattgatatgatttttaaaacaacttttctatggaattttttgtaaaaaaagtattgtttaatagtttgaaaagcttgtgtgcgaaaaacgagggagtgATGTTAGGAAAGTTGTCCAAAGAGCACAGCCCACGTCTCTGGATTTTATTGAGCTGAAAAATTAGAACCTATTTTGCTGAGTTTTATTTTCTACCcccttccgtaaaaaaaaacaaaccttggGTTGAACCTGGACATACAATGTGTTCAGATTCAAACCCgaggtttaattttttttgaccgagtatgaatctggacatatatgtATCCACATTCAAATCcagttttttttgggagggagggacaGAGTAGTAGGGCTTATAAGCAGCGACACATGATCGAAGCAATTTAAATTATAGTTTTATATTCCTACTTTAATTTTGTGGTTTAGAAGCTAagactaaaaataaataatgattaATTCTAGGTTAATATATGATCATATTGATAACATAtgagtgtattttttttctattttaaaagaaatatttgcAACCAATTTAATTGGATAAAAGTCCAAAACTAACGTGGATTGAGTATCTGGAAACATGCTAAACAATGCCTTAGATTTTAAATATGGTTATATGGTTTGTGGGTTAACAAACCGCCAAGCAAAATATTAGGGTTATAATGTaaatgcataatatatatagcaCAATATACTCCGGTGCACCAGTTTTATTTTTGTATCTACTGTGTATGTTGGCAGAGTTCatggttgattttgttctttttttgggttaattattgtatgaaaaaaaaagtgggatGATTGCCCATTATCTATCTCAAGAAATGTTAGTTATTGACAATGTAGGTTTAGATATAGAGACTGTATTGGGGTTATAATCCATTTTCTTAAAAGAGAAGAAACGTTAGTTCATTTGAAGGAAAACGTGTCATCATGCAAAACGCAAGAAAGTTTAGACGGGTGAGAATAAAAATGCAAAATTAGAGAGGAACATGATACACCAACCTCGCACCCTTAGGGCAAGGGCAATAACACAGCCCGTTGCCGGCTCTAAACATTAGCAACTCAACTATAGCAAGCACTGCAGGCAACATTTATAATAATCATTTATATCACTTACTCTAAAATACTATTATTTTATCTATCAATCTGAGTTCAACTTTTATATTCGATTCGCTATATTTTCGATGGGTCCAATGATGATCCAAAGTGCAAGATGCATGAGCTTCGGTGTCCCGTGCATGACCGTTGACTATGTGGTCGAATTGGCTCTATTCTCTCTCCTAATTACTATCCCCTGCACGATGTACCCAGGCTAATAACTGGCTTGTAGTCTTATTATACTTGCCCTTAGAGAGTTCCGTCGCAATCCTTGTTACTAGCCACcatatctctgtttttttaaaaaaagaagtac
This region includes:
- the LOC127761741 gene encoding RNA polymerase II transcriptional coactivator KIWI-like codes for the protein MWRKGNKRFGGGGEPAAKRRAAGDDGPSESADDDIVVAQISKNRRVAVRTWNGKVVVDIREFYEKDGKTLPGRKGIQLPMDQWKILRDNIKAIDEAIKENA